One genomic window of bacterium includes the following:
- a CDS encoding DUF4931 domain-containing protein, protein MSELRHDPMQKRWIIIASERMARPHDFVPDKEKIDEKDWQFCPFCPGNEERTPPEIFAVRPPDLPANGPGWNVRVVPNKFPALQIEGNLSREGVGLYDKLSGVGAHEVIIESTSHSEHMADMSVERVAQLAEIWSNRISDLRRDARLRYAMLFRNFGRSAGATLSHPHSQIIATPVTPRTVSMELDAAKEHYERKERCLYCDILTQETREGERVIADNGEFVAHSPYASRFPFEIAIVPRRHSHDFTEMTTSERFSFARMLIDVLKRLRVALNDPPYNFLLHTAPNTIAQEHRRQYWNTLRMDWHWHVEILPRLNAAAGFEWGSGIHINPLPPEMAADYLRKANIS, encoded by the coding sequence ATGTCGGAACTACGTCACGATCCGATGCAGAAACGATGGATTATTATCGCATCGGAACGGATGGCACGTCCCCACGATTTTGTTCCCGATAAAGAAAAAATCGACGAGAAGGATTGGCAGTTTTGTCCGTTTTGTCCCGGTAACGAAGAACGGACGCCGCCGGAAATCTTTGCGGTACGACCGCCTGACTTGCCCGCCAACGGGCCCGGTTGGAACGTACGTGTCGTTCCCAATAAATTTCCCGCGCTGCAAATCGAAGGAAACCTCTCCCGCGAAGGAGTTGGATTATATGACAAACTTTCCGGTGTAGGCGCTCACGAAGTAATCATTGAGTCAACTTCTCATAGCGAGCACATGGCGGATATGAGTGTCGAGCGGGTTGCACAATTGGCAGAAATCTGGTCGAACCGGATCAGCGATTTGCGGCGTGACGCGCGTCTTCGGTATGCGATGTTGTTCCGAAACTTTGGCAGATCAGCCGGGGCGACCTTAAGTCATCCCCACTCGCAGATTATCGCAACTCCGGTAACTCCGAGAACGGTTTCAATGGAACTCGACGCCGCGAAAGAGCATTACGAACGGAAAGAACGTTGCCTCTATTGCGATATTCTGACGCAAGAGACAAGAGAAGGGGAACGCGTAATCGCCGATAATGGGGAGTTTGTTGCCCACTCGCCGTATGCTTCGCGCTTCCCGTTTGAAATTGCAATCGTGCCACGTCGTCACTCACACGACTTTACCGAAATGACGACATCCGAGCGGTTTTCCTTTGCCCGGATGTTGATCGATGTTCTGAAACGATTAAGGGTTGCATTAAACGATCCACCATATAACTTCCTGCTCCATACTGCGCCGAATACGATTGCACAAGAGCATCGCCGACAATACTGGAATACTTTGCGGATGGATTGGCATTGGCATGTCGAAATATTACCAAGACTAAATGCCGCCGCCGGATTTGAATGGGGATCAGGGATTCACATTAATCCGTTACCCCCGGAAATGGCAGCGGATTATCTCCGAAAAGCGAATATCTCGTAA
- the trxA gene encoding thioredoxin: MAVEFTDANFDQEVLKSDLPVVVDCWAAWCAPCRMIAPTIEALAEEYKGKVKIGKLDVDSNMNTAMKYQIKSIPTLLFFKGGRVVNSMVGALPKETLVKHIENL; encoded by the coding sequence ATGGCAGTTGAGTTTACCGACGCGAATTTCGATCAGGAAGTATTAAAAAGCGATTTACCGGTTGTGGTTGATTGCTGGGCGGCGTGGTGTGCACCGTGCCGGATGATTGCGCCGACCATCGAAGCATTGGCAGAGGAGTACAAGGGAAAAGTAAAAATCGGCAAACTCGATGTCGATTCGAATATGAACACCGCAATGAAGTACCAAATCAAATCGATTCCCACTTTGCTCTTTTTCAAGGGCGGTCGAGTCGTAAACTCTATGGTAGGCGCGCTTCCGAAGGAAACTTTGGTAAAGCACATCGAGAATTTGTAA
- the ribD gene encoding bifunctional diaminohydroxyphosphoribosylaminopyrimidine deaminase/5-amino-6-(5-phosphoribosylamino)uracil reductase RibD: protein MKRVTPEEWISEALRIAQRGFGKVGPNPMVGAIIVKDDRLIASGAHQRFGGPHAEVVALRKAGDKAHGATLYVTLEPCCHFGKTPPCTDAILKAGIAKVVSTTRDPNPLVSGKGFSTLRKAGVEVVEGVSETEALALNRAYFKHVTSGLPYVIVKIAQSLDGKIATSTGSSQWITGEKSRKFVHQLRASVDAVIVGIGTVLADDPLLNVRLVSGHDPVRIILDSHFRTPPSANVFTTKAPVMICGIAGAEPARQIKLKKAGAEIIELPAADERVGLLDVLRFAASQGIHRILVEGGRDIATAFLRSRIADELIVAIAPKLIGADGRSGFGNLGIEQIDDAIGFDRIHIERFGDDVHLRLQVKQ from the coding sequence ATGAAACGAGTCACACCAGAAGAGTGGATTAGCGAAGCGTTGCGAATCGCACAACGCGGATTTGGGAAAGTTGGCCCGAATCCGATGGTTGGCGCGATTATCGTTAAAGACGACCGGCTGATCGCAAGCGGTGCCCACCAGAGATTTGGCGGACCACATGCCGAAGTGGTAGCTCTGAGGAAAGCGGGCGATAAGGCTCATGGCGCGACCCTCTACGTGACATTGGAACCGTGCTGCCACTTTGGAAAAACCCCCCCCTGTACCGATGCAATTTTAAAAGCTGGCATCGCAAAAGTTGTTTCGACCACCCGCGATCCCAATCCGTTAGTTTCCGGGAAGGGATTTTCGACACTTCGGAAAGCAGGAGTGGAAGTGGTCGAGGGAGTTAGCGAGACGGAAGCATTGGCTTTAAACCGGGCATACTTCAAACACGTTACCAGCGGTTTGCCTTATGTCATCGTGAAAATCGCCCAATCACTCGATGGGAAAATTGCGACATCGACGGGAAGCTCACAATGGATTACCGGTGAGAAGTCACGCAAATTCGTGCACCAGCTTCGTGCCTCGGTCGATGCCGTCATTGTCGGCATCGGCACAGTTCTCGCCGACGACCCGTTGCTGAATGTGCGGTTGGTCAGCGGTCATGATCCAGTACGAATCATTCTCGACAGTCATTTTCGGACTCCACCATCTGCAAACGTTTTTACCACAAAAGCCCCAGTGATGATTTGCGGGATTGCCGGAGCCGAACCTGCCCGACAAATCAAACTCAAGAAAGCCGGTGCGGAGATAATCGAACTGCCGGCTGCTGATGAGCGGGTAGGTTTACTGGATGTTTTGCGATTCGCCGCTTCGCAGGGAATCCACCGAATCCTTGTCGAAGGCGGGCGCGATATTGCCACCGCATTTCTCCGCAGCCGAATTGCCGATGAGCTGATAGTTGCAATTGCACCCAAGTTGATTGGCGCCGATGGGAGATCGGGTTTCGGTAACTTGGGCATCGAACAGATCGACGATGCGATTGGATTTGACCGGATTCATATTGAACGATTTGGCGACGATGTCCATTTACGACTACAGGTGAAACAATAA
- a CDS encoding riboflavin synthase — MFTGLIETIGTVKNSVKRSGNLTLTIATPLAASLRIDQSVAIDGACQTVIACDEQSFQVIAVTETLERTTLGNLKSGVTVHLERAMAVGSRFDGHIVQGHIDGIATVTRIDLREGSQLIWLKPPVEFAKYIVEKGSVALSGVSFTVAKKHRTGEFAISVIPHTLTYTNLTAWRAGTKVNLETDVIAKYVESLFTKQT; from the coding sequence ATGTTTACCGGATTAATAGAAACGATTGGCACAGTGAAGAATTCCGTAAAGCGAAGCGGGAATCTTACACTCACGATTGCCACGCCGCTTGCGGCATCGTTGCGAATCGATCAATCGGTTGCGATTGATGGTGCCTGCCAAACCGTAATTGCGTGCGATGAACAGTCATTTCAAGTGATTGCTGTAACAGAGACTTTGGAACGTACCACATTAGGGAATTTGAAATCTGGTGTGACTGTTCATTTAGAACGAGCGATGGCTGTTGGCAGCCGATTCGATGGTCATATCGTACAAGGTCATATCGATGGAATTGCTACCGTTACCCGGATTGATCTACGGGAAGGTTCGCAATTGATCTGGTTGAAACCTCCAGTAGAATTTGCAAAGTACATCGTGGAAAAAGGATCAGTCGCTTTGTCGGGTGTAAGTTTCACCGTAGCGAAGAAGCATCGAACCGGTGAGTTTGCTATCTCGGTGATACCCCATACCCTAACCTATACAAATCTCACGGCGTGGCGAGCGGGAACGAAAGTGAATTTAGAGACCGATGTTATTGCGAAGTATGTCGAGTCGTTGTTTACGAAACAGACTTGA
- a CDS encoding bifunctional 3,4-dihydroxy-2-butanone-4-phosphate synthase/GTP cyclohydrolase II: MLDKIEDAVADLAAGKCVIVVDDEERENEGDFIAAAEKMTPELMNIFVKYGRGLICAPMHKTFADRLKLPFMVEPAANSALHGTPFTISVDLIPGCTTGISVYDRSATAVALSNPETRVEDFARPGHVFPLRAHEGGVLKRAGHTEATVDLVSMAGLHPVGVLCEILADDGTMARLIELKELAKKFDLKIVSVADLIEYRQRTEKLIRREVEVNLPTKFGNFRLFHFRSTVDGLDHVAIVKGNVETTEPVLVRVHSECLTGDVFGSARCDCGPQLEAALRRIELEGQGVVLYMRQEGRGIGLGPKLKAYKLQEQGHDTVEANRLLGFADDLRDYGIGAQILYDLGIRKIRLMTNNPRKIVGLHGYGLEVVERVPIEIVPNASNLYYLQTKRDELGHMILTEEKD; encoded by the coding sequence ATGTTGGACAAAATTGAAGATGCGGTTGCCGATTTAGCCGCGGGAAAGTGCGTCATCGTTGTCGACGACGAAGAGCGGGAAAATGAAGGAGACTTTATCGCCGCTGCCGAAAAAATGACTCCCGAATTGATGAATATTTTCGTAAAGTATGGCCGTGGGTTAATCTGTGCACCGATGCACAAAACCTTTGCCGACCGTTTGAAACTGCCATTCATGGTCGAACCAGCGGCAAATAGCGCCTTGCATGGCACACCGTTTACTATTTCGGTCGATTTGATTCCAGGTTGCACAACCGGGATTTCGGTATACGATCGTTCAGCAACTGCTGTCGCTTTATCGAATCCGGAGACTCGAGTAGAAGACTTTGCTCGACCCGGACATGTGTTTCCGTTACGTGCCCATGAGGGCGGTGTGTTAAAGCGGGCAGGTCATACGGAAGCAACCGTTGATTTGGTTAGTATGGCGGGATTGCATCCAGTGGGCGTTCTTTGTGAAATCTTAGCCGACGATGGCACGATGGCGCGGCTTATTGAGTTAAAAGAACTTGCCAAAAAATTTGATCTCAAGATTGTAAGTGTTGCCGATTTGATCGAGTATCGTCAACGCACCGAGAAATTAATTCGCCGGGAAGTCGAAGTAAATTTGCCGACAAAATTTGGTAACTTTCGTTTGTTTCACTTTCGCTCGACCGTTGATGGATTAGATCACGTCGCAATTGTTAAGGGGAATGTCGAAACGACCGAACCAGTGCTTGTGCGAGTCCATAGCGAATGCTTAACCGGCGATGTTTTTGGCTCTGCGAGGTGTGATTGCGGGCCGCAATTGGAAGCCGCGCTCCGGCGAATTGAATTGGAAGGGCAAGGCGTTGTATTGTATATGCGTCAAGAAGGACGCGGTATTGGTCTCGGTCCCAAGCTAAAAGCGTACAAGTTGCAAGAGCAGGGACACGACACTGTCGAAGCGAATCGGTTGCTTGGCTTCGCCGATGATTTGCGCGATTATGGTATCGGAGCGCAAATTTTATACGATTTGGGGATACGCAAGATTCGCCTGATGACGAACAATCCTCGGAAAATTGTCGGTCTTCACGGTTACGGATTGGAAGTAGTCGAACGAGTCCCAATCGAAATCGTACCAAATGCATCGAATCTTTATTATCTCCAGACGAAACGCGATGAATTAGGTCATATGATCCTCACGGAAGAAAAGGACTGA
- the ribH gene encoding 6,7-dimethyl-8-ribityllumazine synthase — MNVIEGKYVGEKKSFTIVASRFNEFIVARLIEGAVDCLTRHGVTDDAIELVRVPGAWEIPGAANAVLGRKKLPHAVICLGAVIRGETPHFDFVAAEVSKGIAQLGLHHSIPVVYGVVTADSVDQAIDRAGSKQGNRGWDAALSALELSDLYSRLK, encoded by the coding sequence ATGAATGTGATTGAAGGTAAGTACGTTGGCGAGAAGAAATCGTTTACAATTGTCGCTTCCCGTTTCAACGAATTTATCGTTGCCCGTTTGATCGAAGGGGCAGTGGATTGCCTTACTCGTCACGGTGTAACGGACGATGCAATCGAGTTAGTTCGTGTTCCCGGCGCATGGGAAATCCCCGGGGCAGCCAATGCGGTGTTAGGCCGTAAAAAGCTGCCTCATGCTGTGATTTGCCTCGGTGCCGTGATTCGTGGAGAGACCCCGCATTTCGACTTTGTCGCCGCGGAAGTCTCCAAAGGAATCGCCCAACTTGGATTGCATCATTCAATACCTGTGGTGTATGGGGTTGTTACTGCCGACAGCGTCGATCAAGCCATTGATCGAGCCGGTTCAAAGCAAGGCAATCGCGGCTGGGATGCTGCGCTTTCCGCCTTGGAACTTAGTGATCTGTATTCGCGCCTCAAGTAG